GTTAATATCTTTTTTATTAGTGTAAAGCTCCACTTGATAGTTTTGAATTTTGTTATATACCTTGTTATCTGCTCCAAAGTTATCAGATCCTGAAAAGAGGTAGATAATATACGGCGGTGGCGGAGCTTTTTCAAAATGGTGATATGCTGCTTTTAGTCCTGTGGTCTTTAGCAGGTTAAGAAGCTCCTCCATTATTGATTTCCTCCTCTACTTCTGTCATAAAATCTTTTATTACCTCCTCTTCAACCTTTCCGATATGCGGCCTTGCTGCTACTCTGCCGCCTCCGGCTTTTGCATGGCCATTTTCTAAAAGATGCGTTAGGCGGTAGTGCGGTTTTCCAGCGTGAATAATTCGATTATCTGGCTGTCCGACCGCTGGTTCCGTGGTCATCTTCCAACTTTTAGCATAATCGCCGCCGCCTTTTCCTTGTCGTTTTGGGGAGGTCTCTTTCAGCTTTTTAACGGCAGCTTTTCCTATTTTTTCACTGCTGACATTTACCGCTTTTACAACATCTTTTGAATATTTTTCTAAGCCTCTTGTAATTTCACCGGCAAGCTGGCTGGTGTCAATTCCCGTCAACCTCTTCATCCCCTTCCTGTCCGCTATCGGCGCCTATTCTTTCACAAACAAGTTCCAGTTCTTCAAAATCTGCGCCGTAGGTTCGGATCACCCTATATCCAAGATTTTCAAATTCAATTTCTTTTTCTCCGGCATATTCATATCCGTGTATTACAAGTACAATTTCCGGCTTCAGGTCTGTTACGGCGGCATTATAAAATTCAGCCCTGGTTACGGATTTTTTCCCACAAAGAATATTGTTCTTTGCTTCTACCGGGATTTGATTTCCAACGGAATCATTTTCAAAATCCTGTTTTATTAGAGTGAGCTCATGATCATATGTCATCCTGCTTACCTCCCTGTATGTATAAACATATTGTGCATTCTAAATTGTAGATGTCTTGGCATATCTCCGGAGCTGTCCTTGCTCTGGTATCTCCACGCAGCGTAATCCACTACAAAAATTAAATGATTGGGATTGTCCCCTTCGAGTAACAATCCCTTTTCATCTTCTAATTCTTCTATTACGCCGTTTATGATGGCGGTTAAATATGTATCTCTAACCGTTGTGGAGATTCCTAGCCTTGCCTTTACAAGTTGCATCACAGTATCGGTGTTCATTTTTAATCACCTTATTAAGATTTAGTCACAATTACGGTATATACTTTTGTGGTAGTGCCATATTTCACGGTTATTTCTACCGTATTTTCTCCGGCTGTCCAAGTGGCTGAAGCGCCGCTTTCCTGAGTAACGTTATTGACTTTTATCGTTACGGACGCGCCTGTCTTTGCTGCTGCTGCCGTTACCGTATTAGATGCATTAGCTGTGGCTGCGGTATATTTTCCGGTTGCGCCGCTAAATGCCGGTGACAATGTTAGAGATCCTATTGCTAAACTAGATAGATATGCGTCTTCCGGATTTGAAGTATCCGGAGCAAATGTCATAGTTGTTGTTGGATCCTGATTGTTAATATTCACTATAACAAATCCCTCTCCAAATATCGGTCTTCCGTCATATCTGGCAATTCCTTTAAATACAGTATTGTCTTCGATGAACTGAACATGTTCCGATTGTGATAAATTTATTCCTTCGCGCTCTGCTAGCAGGTATAGAGAGCCGTATCCTCCAATAATGTCATTATCCGGGATAAATTCTAAAATCACTACGTCTCCACCGACAACCGGCATAGTCATATTCATACCGCTTACGATGGCCCCTGCTGCGTTAATGGATAATGCTTTTGCCTGTATCTTCGCAAAGGTGTTGCTGTTCATTGCCCAAAATTTTTGACCAGTGCTATAGTTTGCTTTGACCGTGCCAAGTGCAAGAATAAGAGCGCTAAAAAAGGCCTCTGCTGTAGAGCCCTCATATGTAATTTTCTTTAAGTTTGATTGGTGCATATCTGTCCATGTTGGGGCCTTTGTCCCCCAGTATGGTGGCTGCTCCGTTTCCGACAGACGAGTCACGATTCCGACTGGCATTTTCTTTCCTGTGCCGTACAGGATGGCTTTATCAAGTGCAAGTCCTATAGCCTGCGAGATGTTATCCATGATTTCATTCGTCAGGTTAATGTCGCTGTCCTGAAGAGTCGCATTGCAGATAGCTATATATCCGCCCACTTTGTACCCATCGGTCTCGATCTGGCTGAATGAGATAGTCAGCTCATTCAATTTGGCGCAGGCTTCTGTCCAGATACCTTCCGGTATCTCTCCGGCTATATTGGTCCTCGTTGTCCCCGGTACATTTCTTAGGTACACTTTGCTAATCAGCTTGCTATATCTATGCAGGTTGTCCCTTAAGACGCCGAGCAGCACGTCC
This region of Aminipila luticellarii genomic DNA includes:
- a CDS encoding phage head closure protein, translated to MTYDHELTLIKQDFENDSVGNQIPVEAKNNILCGKKSVTRAEFYNAAVTDLKPEIVLVIHGYEYAGEKEIEFENLGYRVIRTYGADFEELELVCERIGADSGQEGDEEVDGN
- a CDS encoding HK97 gp10 family phage protein, whose translation is MTGIDTSQLAGEITRGLEKYSKDVVKAVNVSSEKIGKAAVKKLKETSPKRQGKGGGDYAKSWKMTTEPAVGQPDNRIIHAGKPHYRLTHLLENGHAKAGGGRVAARPHIGKVEEEVIKDFMTEVEEEINNGGAS
- a CDS encoding phage major capsid protein → MALRQLMLTKKIDQRKKALEELLRDNEGLKTRSEELETALEEAKTDEEIAAVDEEITKLDADQANFDEKKGVLEGEIADLEKDLEQLNSKAPSNNQRTAEPEAEKRTILGTGGTMKMIERGFFKGFSHEQRSALIAREEVQEFLQRTRELGTQERSVTNAELLIPDVLLGVLRDNLHRYSKLISKVYLRNVPGTTRTNIAGEIPEGIWTEACAKLNELTISFSQIETDGYKVGGYIAICNATLQDSDINLTNEIMDNISQAIGLALDKAILYGTGKKMPVGIVTRLSETEQPPYWGTKAPTWTDMHQSNLKKITYEGSTAEAFFSALILALGTVKANYSTGQKFWAMNSNTFAKIQAKALSINAAGAIVSGMNMTMPVVGGDVVILEFIPDNDIIGGYGSLYLLAEREGINLSQSEHVQFIEDNTVFKGIARYDGRPIFGEGFVIVNINNQDPTTTMTFAPDTSNPEDAYLSSLAIGSLTLSPAFSGATGKYTAATANASNTVTAAAAKTGASVTIKVNNVTQESGASATWTAGENTVEITVKYGTTTKVYTVIVTKS